A genomic window from Chlorobium phaeobacteroides DSM 266 includes:
- the bluB gene encoding 5,6-dimethylbenzimidazole synthase, which produces MNTAITEIERKALYKVIYSRRDVRGQFLSDPVPDDVLGRLLDAAHHAPSVGFMQPWDFIVVKEPEVRQKVKSGFEIAHAEAAAMFSGKKQEAYCSLKLEGIMESPLGICVTCDRSRSGDVVIGRTANPEMDLYSSVCAVQNLWLAARAENLGVGWVSIIHHDHIRQALGIPEHIVPVAWLCVGYVSFFHKTPELQQAGWLPRMELDSLVHYETW; this is translated from the coding sequence ATGAATACCGCTATAACCGAAATCGAAAGGAAAGCTCTATACAAGGTGATCTACAGCCGAAGGGATGTACGGGGTCAGTTCCTGTCGGACCCCGTGCCGGACGATGTGCTCGGGCGATTGCTCGATGCCGCGCATCACGCCCCGAGCGTAGGGTTTATGCAACCGTGGGATTTTATCGTGGTCAAGGAGCCGGAGGTGCGTCAGAAGGTGAAGAGCGGTTTTGAGATTGCCCATGCCGAGGCGGCTGCGATGTTCAGCGGAAAAAAACAGGAGGCATACTGCTCCCTCAAGCTTGAGGGAATTATGGAGTCGCCGCTCGGCATCTGCGTCACCTGCGACCGCTCGCGAAGCGGCGATGTGGTGATCGGGCGGACAGCCAATCCCGAAATGGACCTCTACAGCTCGGTCTGTGCGGTGCAGAATCTCTGGCTGGCGGCAAGGGCTGAAAACCTTGGCGTAGGGTGGGTCAGCATTATCCATCACGACCATATCCGTCAAGCTCTGGGAATTCCGGAGCATATCGTGCCGGTTGCCTGGCTCTGCGTGGGCTATGTGAGCTTTTTTCATAAAACGCCCGAGCTTCAGCAGGCCGGATGGCTGCCGCGAATGGAGCTTGATTCACTGGTGCACTACGAAACATGGTAA
- a CDS encoding SRPBCC family protein — protein sequence MIDTVEYEMPMEWFGNLVNDLIVSRRLEEVFLYRQKKTDELLGRTDKFS from the coding sequence ATGATCGATACCGTAGAGTATGAGATGCCGATGGAGTGGTTCGGCAACCTTGTCAATGATCTCATTGTCAGTCGAAGACTTGAAGAAGTGTTTCTTTACAGGCAGAAAAAAACAGACGAGCTTCTCGGGCGGACAGACAAATTCTCTTAA
- a CDS encoding cobalamin-binding protein, whose protein sequence is MFSNPTGKPILRILSVFLFLALFSGCTNQQESPKTTGNVKPGIVSLAPSVTEMIYAVGAGDQLIGRTSACDWPTEAENVQVVGAFGKPSLEILAALHPDIVLDVDLADEQNGKKIEALGIRRERVACSTPDDIAPALRKIGQLTGHQREADSLADRITQGLLTFRKDAEKATRKPTVYLEIWDDPLWTGGKNSYTSALIWYAGGNNIGDQVEKEYFEISPEWVVQMNPDIIACMYMSKKLSVAETLRKRAGWKSIDAVKNNRVYDRFENSLFLRSGPRVLEGIEELKKIMRSE, encoded by the coding sequence ATGTTCAGCAACCCGACAGGCAAACCGATTTTGCGAATTCTTTCTGTTTTTCTATTTCTTGCCCTCTTTTCCGGATGCACGAATCAACAGGAGAGTCCAAAAACAACCGGAAACGTAAAACCAGGCATTGTCAGTCTTGCGCCAAGCGTCACGGAAATGATCTATGCTGTAGGTGCCGGTGATCAGCTCATTGGCAGAACTTCAGCATGTGACTGGCCAACGGAAGCCGAAAATGTGCAGGTGGTGGGAGCGTTCGGCAAACCATCACTTGAAATTCTGGCCGCTCTGCATCCGGATATTGTGCTTGATGTCGATCTTGCCGACGAACAGAATGGTAAAAAAATCGAGGCACTCGGAATCAGACGTGAGCGCGTCGCCTGCAGTACTCCGGATGATATAGCACCTGCCCTGAGAAAAATAGGACAACTGACCGGACACCAAAGAGAGGCCGACAGTCTTGCCGATCGTATCACCCAGGGACTTCTGACATTCAGAAAAGATGCGGAAAAGGCAACCCGCAAACCTACGGTCTACCTTGAAATCTGGGACGATCCGCTCTGGACCGGAGGAAAAAACAGCTACACTTCTGCCCTGATCTGGTATGCAGGCGGAAACAATATCGGTGATCAGGTAGAGAAAGAGTATTTTGAGATCTCTCCGGAATGGGTTGTACAGATGAACCCCGATATCATTGCGTGCATGTATATGTCTAAAAAATTGTCAGTTGCAGAAACGCTGCGCAAACGTGCCGGATGGAAGTCGATTGATGCCGTAAAAAACAACCGGGTATATGACCGGTTCGAGAACAGTCTTTTTCTTCGATCAGGTCCGAGGGTACTCGAAGGAATAGAAGAGCTCAAAAAAATCATGCGCTCCGAATAG
- a CDS encoding Na/Pi cotransporter family protein — protein sequence MQDGHSWLSISISFAGGLALFLFGIRAMSAGLKKVAAKKMESFVATILNNPVYGLIAGAFATMIVQSSSTIVVILVGLVQSQLMTSTQALAVLFGAEIGTTALTQLIAFGVHEYGPLFFAAGFLLNSIAKREGIRYTGEALCGLGLLLFGLHLMTASTTPLLGYQPFIALLHNLRNPLVSVLVGLCCTAILQSSGAFIGIVITLAQQGVLTLEAGMPLLLGANIGTCITGFLASAGLFRAAKRVALAQLIFNATGVVLFIAIIPWYADVIRFISFSVPDGSSVMLAHDVPRQLANAHTVYNILMALLFLPLLPPFSRLLIRLLPDNPDEIRQVPSVWYIQESALATPSLALSYARAEVARMSRILERMVSALLYPFISVEKGKDSVFAELSVLEGITMREEKLDFLESSVSEYLIAISRRELNEEESRQVFALMNIVKNQESTGDVIEKLIGKYLQGNTVFVKGLTEEGKTELVLLHRLVCAEIETLTEALLKMKKETVSESILCDTVFLSQVSQAEKAHLKRVQSVAESGVTHNIHMDLLDVLKQVHHYNKNCARILSEFSSSAK from the coding sequence ATGCAGGACGGTCACTCATGGTTAAGCATTTCCATTTCTTTCGCAGGCGGTCTTGCCCTTTTTCTTTTTGGAATACGGGCAATGAGCGCCGGATTGAAAAAGGTTGCCGCCAAAAAAATGGAATCATTTGTTGCTACGATATTGAACAACCCCGTCTATGGACTGATTGCCGGGGCATTTGCCACCATGATTGTGCAGAGCAGCAGTACGATCGTCGTCATACTTGTCGGACTTGTGCAGTCACAGCTCATGACCTCCACCCAGGCGCTTGCCGTTCTTTTTGGCGCCGAAATAGGGACGACGGCGTTGACACAGTTGATTGCTTTCGGGGTTCACGAGTATGGCCCGCTGTTTTTTGCTGCTGGTTTTCTTTTAAACTCCATAGCAAAGAGAGAGGGGATTCGATACACTGGCGAAGCCCTTTGCGGCTTGGGTCTGCTCTTGTTTGGCCTGCATCTTATGACCGCGTCAACGACACCGCTGCTCGGCTACCAGCCATTTATAGCGCTTTTGCATAATCTCCGCAATCCGCTTGTCAGCGTTCTTGTCGGCTTGTGCTGTACCGCCATTCTGCAAAGCAGCGGAGCTTTTATCGGGATTGTCATTACTCTTGCACAGCAGGGAGTGCTGACGCTTGAAGCCGGCATGCCGCTGTTGCTGGGTGCCAACATCGGAACCTGTATTACCGGCTTTCTTGCATCTGCAGGTCTTTTTCGTGCCGCAAAGCGGGTCGCCCTGGCGCAACTGATTTTTAATGCAACAGGGGTCGTTCTTTTTATAGCCATTATTCCCTGGTATGCGGATGTGATCCGTTTCATCTCTTTTTCCGTGCCCGATGGTTCATCGGTAATGCTTGCGCATGATGTACCCCGACAGCTTGCCAATGCCCATACGGTTTATAATATTCTGATGGCACTGTTATTTCTTCCGCTGCTGCCTCCTTTTTCAAGGCTGCTTATCCGCCTTCTACCTGATAATCCCGATGAAATCAGACAGGTGCCCTCCGTCTGGTACATTCAGGAGTCGGCACTTGCAACTCCATCGCTTGCCCTGAGCTATGCGAGAGCGGAAGTTGCCCGTATGAGCAGGATACTGGAGAGAATGGTCAGCGCATTGCTCTATCCGTTCATAAGCGTCGAAAAGGGTAAGGATAGCGTTTTTGCGGAGCTCTCCGTTCTTGAGGGAATCACGATGAGAGAGGAGAAGCTCGATTTTCTTGAATCGAGCGTATCGGAGTATCTCATAGCCATCAGTCGTCGGGAGCTCAATGAAGAGGAGTCGCGGCAGGTTTTTGCCTTGATGAATATCGTGAAAAATCAGGAATCGACCGGGGATGTGATCGAAAAATTAATCGGCAAATATCTTCAGGGCAACACGGTATTTGTGAAAGGGCTTACGGAGGAGGGCAAAACAGAGCTTGTGCTTCTGCATCGGCTCGTGTGCGCTGAAATTGAAACGCTTACCGAGGCATTGCTTAAGATGAAAAAAGAAACGGTATCAGAATCCATCCTGTGCGATACGGTTTTTCTGTCGCAGGTCAGCCAGGCAGAAAAGGCTCATCTGAAAAGAGTTCAGTCTGTTGCAGAATCAGGAGTTACGCATAACATCCACATGGATCTGCTTGACGTTTTAAAACAGGTGCATCACTACAATAAAAATTGTGCTCGCATATTGTCGGAATTCTCATCTTCGGCAAAGTGA
- the cobO gene encoding cob(I)yrinic acid a,c-diamide adenosyltransferase: MKPRRILLFTGNGKGKSTAAFGMLARALGHGMKARVIQFVKSDDAVGEQLFFSRINEVEWDHFGRGFLPRDRQSPKMEEHRAAARSGLDAAIAALASPDYDFVLLDELCFALGQHLISAEPLLEALRSAEDGKIVVMTGRDAPQELIAVADTVTEMGMIKHGFEQGIPAQIGVEN; this comes from the coding sequence ATGAAACCTCGAAGGATTCTTCTTTTTACAGGAAACGGCAAAGGAAAAAGCACAGCGGCGTTTGGCATGCTCGCCAGAGCGCTGGGTCACGGCATGAAAGCCAGAGTGATCCAGTTTGTAAAGTCTGATGATGCGGTAGGCGAGCAGCTTTTTTTCAGCCGGATTAACGAGGTGGAGTGGGATCATTTCGGCAGGGGATTTCTGCCGCGCGATCGGCAGAGCCCGAAGATGGAGGAGCATAGAGCTGCCGCACGCTCAGGTCTTGACGCAGCGATTGCCGCCCTTGCCTCTCCCGATTACGATTTTGTACTGCTTGATGAGCTTTGTTTTGCGCTTGGGCAGCATCTCATTTCCGCCGAACCGCTGCTTGAAGCGCTTCGGTCGGCCGAGGATGGCAAGATTGTCGTGATGACAGGTCGCGACGCTCCGCAGGAGCTTATTGCCGTCGCCGATACGGTTACTGAAATGGGCATGATCAAGCACGGGTTTGAACAGGGAATCCCGGCACAGATCGGGGTGGAAAACTGA
- the cobD gene encoding threonine-phosphate decarboxylase CobD, which yields MSEPLTMKSIYYHEHGGTPERRFAVNPEELLDFSVNISPLFPPLENRLLDTYALDRYPSVDGRGIIDFYAGRFQLHRSTILALNGATEGIYLLPRALGFRRMMVLSPTFYEYERAGRLAGAAIGFIRLTPDNGGFLLPRLEELAAMLEDADAFFAANPNNPTGTVVPPEIILALASRFPDKWFLVDEAFLQYSTNYHDTTLMNMVTAMKNIVVIQSLTKFYALPGLRLGALIAHPEVITRLLEYKEPWSVNTIAETVARELLACRAYETAVCDLVLSERGRITQALSDNRAIKLAGGAANFFLARWQGSANLDDLLNALLQQGIYVRDCRNFAGLEENYFRFAIRTPEENTRLLDVFQHLTEQSVDLSVS from the coding sequence ATGTCCGAACCCTTGACCATGAAGAGTATCTATTATCATGAGCACGGAGGCACTCCCGAACGCCGATTTGCTGTGAATCCCGAAGAGCTTCTGGATTTCAGTGTCAATATCAGTCCGTTGTTTCCGCCTCTCGAAAACCGATTACTTGACACCTATGCGCTTGATCGGTACCCCTCGGTTGATGGGAGGGGAATCATTGATTTTTATGCCGGAAGGTTTCAGTTGCATCGCTCGACCATTCTTGCGCTTAACGGGGCCACAGAGGGGATCTATCTGCTTCCACGTGCACTCGGGTTTCGACGCATGATGGTGCTCTCCCCCACGTTTTATGAGTATGAGCGAGCAGGGCGTCTTGCCGGTGCGGCAATCGGGTTCATTCGACTTACTCCCGATAACGGAGGTTTTCTTCTCCCTCGGCTTGAAGAACTTGCCGCAATGCTTGAGGATGCCGATGCTTTTTTTGCAGCCAATCCCAACAACCCTACGGGAACCGTTGTTCCGCCGGAAATCATCCTTGCGCTGGCGAGTCGCTTTCCCGACAAATGGTTTCTGGTGGACGAAGCTTTTCTGCAGTATTCGACCAACTATCACGACACTACGTTGATGAACATGGTTACTGCCATGAAAAATATTGTCGTAATTCAATCGTTAACCAAGTTTTATGCTCTTCCGGGTCTGCGTCTCGGAGCACTCATAGCTCACCCGGAGGTGATTACGCGGTTACTGGAATACAAGGAGCCCTGGTCGGTCAACACCATTGCCGAAACAGTTGCCCGTGAACTGCTTGCATGTCGGGCCTATGAAACGGCCGTGTGTGATCTTGTTCTGTCTGAACGGGGGCGGATCACCCAGGCTCTCTCTGATAACCGGGCGATAAAGCTGGCAGGCGGAGCGGCAAATTTTTTTCTCGCCCGCTGGCAGGGGAGCGCCAATCTTGATGATCTCCTGAACGCACTTCTGCAGCAGGGAATCTATGTCAGAGACTGCCGGAATTTTGCCGGGCTTGAGGAGAACTATTTTCGATTTGCCATAAGAACTCCCGAAGAGAATACTCGCCTGCTCGACGTTTTTCAGCACCTGACAGAGCAATCAGTCGATTTATCTGTTTCATGA
- the cbiB gene encoding adenosylcobinamide-phosphate synthase CbiB: MTAPEYLFAAAFVLDLMLGDPRWMPHPVKGIGWLALRTESLMRRTALPLRLAGIAAVLCIVGGSAVLAWLLVTGATLLHPAIGAAAGIYLSYSAFATRDLGDHARAVLRALQSGDTALARQKVSFMVGRDTAAMTLEDVAQAATESVAENTVDGVTAPLFYALLFGPVGAIAYKAVNTLDSTFGYKNERYLEFGWAAAKLDDLANYLPARLTVLVIALAAAIRKLRFIDIFRSVREGARLHASPNAGYPEAAFAGALGVTFGGRRSYGGSIEDAPLLGVKNEPCRPETLQESIILMQLTSATFAVTGIVLCLILGYF, translated from the coding sequence ATGACAGCTCCCGAATATTTGTTTGCGGCAGCCTTTGTGCTTGACCTGATGCTCGGCGATCCTCGCTGGATGCCTCATCCGGTAAAGGGAATCGGCTGGCTTGCATTACGCACAGAATCGCTGATGCGTCGGACAGCTCTTCCGCTTCGTCTTGCCGGAATTGCGGCGGTACTCTGTATTGTTGGAGGATCTGCCGTTTTGGCCTGGTTGCTGGTAACCGGAGCCACTCTTCTGCATCCTGCAATCGGCGCGGCGGCAGGCATCTATCTGTCTTACAGCGCCTTTGCGACAAGGGATCTTGGAGATCATGCCCGTGCGGTTCTTCGCGCTCTTCAGTCAGGAGATACTGCACTTGCCCGTCAAAAGGTATCCTTTATGGTCGGTCGGGATACGGCAGCCATGACGTTGGAGGATGTCGCACAGGCGGCAACGGAAAGCGTTGCCGAAAATACAGTTGACGGCGTTACGGCGCCCCTGTTCTATGCGCTGCTCTTTGGCCCGGTCGGAGCTATTGCCTACAAGGCGGTCAACACTCTTGATTCCACCTTCGGGTACAAGAACGAACGCTATCTTGAGTTTGGCTGGGCTGCGGCTAAACTCGATGATTTAGCCAACTATCTGCCGGCAAGGTTGACGGTTCTCGTTATAGCGCTGGCGGCGGCTATCAGAAAACTTCGGTTTATTGATATTTTTCGTTCTGTTCGAGAGGGTGCCCGGCTGCATGCAAGTCCCAATGCAGGATACCCCGAAGCTGCATTTGCAGGCGCTCTCGGGGTTACTTTCGGCGGGAGGCGCAGTTATGGCGGCAGTATCGAAGATGCCCCGCTGCTTGGAGTTAAAAACGAGCCATGCCGCCCGGAAACGCTTCAGGAGAGTATCATCCTGATGCAGCTTACGTCAGCGACGTTTGCCGTAACAGGAATTGTTTTGTGTCTCATTCTTGGGTATTTTTAA
- a CDS encoding cobyric acid synthase, giving the protein MVNSSPVPGALAIFGTASDVGKSIVATALCRMFSNAGIDVAPYKAQNMSNNSGVTPDGCEIGRAQIAQAEAARVVPTADMNPVLLKPNSDTGAQIVLQGKVCSTETAKGYFLDTSLWAEAARKSLDQLMQRHELVVIEGAGSCAEMNLYDRDFVNFRTARISGAPVILVADIDRGGVFAQVVGTLAVLPPEDRALVKGVIINRFRGDIDLFRDGVKLIETLAGIPVLGVIPYFRGFRIDAEDAVPLSSKVDPSGAPEKGRIAVAAIYFPHISNFTDLSPLELDPKVELHYLHFPRSLRGYQALILPGTKNVRGDLDWLTSLGWAEKIREFRRDGGLIMGICGGYQMLGATIADPSGVEGEPGESAGLGMLPVHTVLEEEKCLSNAIGNIQGESIAVSGYEIHMGRTTSNGDCSSFLRVTARNNRPADDVDGVITPDGKVIGTYFHGIIDEPEVRCWFLRQIDPAYTPDAEERGRQESYDLLADHFSGYLDIPKLYEIIQRPCPNP; this is encoded by the coding sequence ATGGTAAATTCCTCTCCAGTACCAGGCGCTCTTGCCATTTTCGGCACGGCCTCCGATGTCGGCAAAAGCATTGTCGCCACGGCGCTCTGCAGGATGTTCAGCAATGCCGGTATCGATGTCGCTCCCTACAAGGCGCAGAACATGTCGAACAACTCCGGTGTTACCCCTGACGGTTGTGAAATCGGCCGGGCGCAGATCGCCCAGGCCGAAGCTGCCAGAGTAGTGCCAACGGCTGATATGAATCCGGTTTTATTGAAGCCGAATTCCGATACAGGAGCTCAGATTGTATTGCAGGGAAAAGTCTGCTCGACAGAGACCGCAAAGGGCTATTTTCTCGATACCTCCCTCTGGGCCGAGGCTGCCCGCAAAAGCCTTGACCAGCTCATGCAACGCCACGAGCTGGTTGTTATCGAAGGAGCCGGTTCATGTGCGGAGATGAACCTTTACGATCGCGATTTCGTCAATTTCCGAACTGCCAGAATTTCCGGAGCTCCGGTTATTCTTGTTGCCGATATTGATCGGGGCGGGGTTTTTGCTCAGGTTGTCGGGACTCTTGCCGTGCTTCCTCCTGAAGATAGAGCACTGGTTAAAGGGGTTATTATCAACCGTTTTCGCGGGGATATCGATCTGTTCCGTGATGGCGTCAAACTGATTGAAACGCTTGCCGGGATTCCAGTGCTTGGCGTTATTCCTTATTTTCGCGGTTTTCGTATCGATGCCGAAGACGCAGTACCCCTCTCTTCAAAGGTTGACCCTTCCGGTGCGCCTGAAAAAGGGAGGATTGCGGTTGCAGCCATCTATTTTCCGCATATTTCAAATTTTACCGATCTTTCGCCGCTTGAACTTGATCCGAAGGTTGAACTGCACTATCTGCACTTTCCCCGTTCGTTACGGGGGTATCAGGCGCTGATTTTGCCTGGTACCAAAAACGTTCGTGGTGATCTCGACTGGCTTACCTCGCTTGGATGGGCGGAGAAAATCCGTGAGTTCAGGAGAGATGGTGGACTCATTATGGGTATTTGCGGAGGGTATCAGATGCTCGGCGCGACGATTGCTGATCCCTCCGGAGTGGAAGGTGAGCCCGGCGAAAGCGCCGGACTCGGGATGCTTCCGGTACACACCGTGCTTGAAGAGGAAAAATGCCTCAGTAATGCGATCGGGAACATTCAGGGAGAATCCATCGCCGTGTCCGGTTATGAAATCCATATGGGAAGAACAACCTCGAATGGCGACTGCTCTTCATTTCTCAGGGTAACGGCACGAAACAACAGACCGGCAGATGATGTTGACGGGGTGATAACTCCGGACGGGAAAGTGATCGGCACCTATTTTCACGGGATTATTGATGAACCTGAGGTTCGGTGCTGGTTTCTTCGGCAAATTGATCCCGCCTATACCCCGGATGCAGAAGAACGTGGGCGGCAAGAGAGTTATGATTTGCTTGCCGACCATTTTTCAGGGTATCTCGATATTCCGAAACTCTATGAGATCATACAGCGACCATGTCCGAACCCTTGA
- a CDS encoding SRPBCC family protein produces the protein MPPEMMFRITGGDGHQQIHEGMMITYTLYPFMMFPIHWETEITGVENRFGLRIARNQALMQAGFTAMSSERFPKVLK, from the coding sequence ATGCCTCCTGAAATGATGTTCAGGATAACCGGTGGGGACGGTCATCAGCAGATCCATGAAGGGATGATGATAACGTATACGCTCTATCCGTTCATGATGTTTCCGATCCATTGGGAAACCGAAATAACAGGAGTTGAAAACCGTTTCGGTTTGAGGATCGCCAGAAATCAGGCCCTTATGCAAGCTGGATTCACCGCCATGAGTTCAGAAAGATTCCCGAAGGTGTTGAAATGA
- a CDS encoding TonB-dependent receptor plug domain-containing protein: MNKKIFLIVMAGLLCSKGLLAEEMVKSYTGDEVVVTSSRVEESKKNVTSSITVIGREEIEQSSAHDLGELLAEKSIGHIQKYPGTMTSVGIRGFRTETHGNDLMGKVLVLLNGRRAGTGNLAKISTGNIERIEIIRGPAAVQYGSAAIGGIVNVITSRGNGKPGLFFKQEFGSNDYTRTTMGADGKSAGVDYSGSVSFSDAGDYKTGAGDEYKNTGYSDRTVGNVNIGYEFLPHHRIGVIYNYFDVRKAGSPSYLSQNDLDAYTSQKAYSTDFIYEGSTGNRRFSWMARYFTGRDEYLYADPGTSYSSTNDVEHKGAQAQLTYDDESLRVTAGVDWIRYDLESTLAPYSSEYENPAYFLLGKYGFMSDRLVLTAGLRYDQYDVTISEGQGSSRRTDNLAEQVGLAWNVSDALKLRASYAEGFRMPSARELVADFYSWGTHYIGNPDLKPEKSRSYEAGVDIDYRNVKSSLTWFTTDFRDKIQSTAVDGAMSWINIGGATVSGLEAEFSLALHPFGEEWKIEPYVNCTWLTKYRDEDTGELLTYTPDLSATTGIRVSDQRGFSSVFNLAYTGETRVQNWEDWSGDIVVKGGYAVANISVSKKFLVDEDKKNGRGITIKGEIDNLFDREFQYVKGYTMPGRTFTIGLGADI; the protein is encoded by the coding sequence ATGAACAAAAAAATTTTTCTTATCGTGATGGCCGGGCTGCTGTGCAGCAAAGGACTTCTTGCCGAAGAGATGGTAAAAAGCTATACCGGGGATGAGGTTGTGGTGACTTCAAGCCGTGTAGAGGAGTCTAAAAAAAATGTAACCTCCAGTATTACCGTTATTGGCAGGGAAGAGATCGAACAATCATCTGCTCACGATCTCGGTGAATTGCTTGCGGAAAAAAGCATTGGGCATATCCAGAAATATCCAGGCACCATGACATCGGTTGGTATCAGGGGATTCAGGACCGAGACGCATGGTAACGATCTTATGGGCAAGGTGCTTGTGCTTCTCAATGGCCGGCGCGCGGGTACCGGCAACCTTGCCAAAATTTCGACGGGGAATATAGAACGTATTGAGATTATTCGTGGCCCGGCTGCAGTGCAATACGGTTCTGCTGCCATAGGAGGTATCGTTAACGTTATCACCTCAAGGGGAAACGGAAAACCGGGATTGTTTTTTAAACAGGAATTCGGGAGCAATGATTACACCCGGACGACCATGGGGGCCGATGGCAAATCAGCCGGGGTTGATTATTCGGGCAGTGTTTCTTTTTCTGATGCGGGTGATTATAAGACCGGTGCAGGAGATGAATACAAAAATACCGGTTACAGTGACAGGACGGTCGGAAATGTGAATATCGGTTACGAGTTTCTGCCCCATCACAGAATAGGCGTGATATACAATTATTTCGATGTCAGAAAAGCAGGTTCCCCATCATATCTGAGTCAGAATGATTTGGATGCATATACCAGTCAGAAAGCATATTCTACCGATTTTATCTATGAGGGCTCTACCGGGAACCGGCGTTTTTCATGGATGGCTCGTTATTTTACCGGCCGTGACGAATACCTCTATGCGGATCCCGGCACATCGTATTCAAGTACAAATGATGTCGAACATAAAGGTGCGCAAGCCCAGCTCACCTATGACGATGAGTCGTTGCGGGTTACCGCCGGTGTGGACTGGATCAGATATGATCTTGAGTCTACACTCGCCCCCTATTCTTCAGAATATGAAAACCCGGCATATTTTCTTCTTGGCAAGTATGGCTTCATGTCAGACAGACTCGTGCTTACAGCAGGTCTTCGTTATGATCAATATGACGTAACCATTTCAGAGGGGCAGGGTTCTTCAAGAAGAACCGATAACCTTGCCGAACAGGTTGGGCTGGCCTGGAATGTATCAGACGCGCTGAAGCTGAGAGCCTCGTATGCCGAAGGGTTCAGGATGCCGTCGGCAAGAGAGCTGGTCGCCGATTTTTACTCATGGGGTACTCATTATATCGGTAACCCGGATCTTAAACCGGAAAAGAGCCGGTCGTACGAAGCCGGAGTTGATATTGATTACCGGAATGTAAAATCATCGCTGACCTGGTTTACTACGGATTTCCGGGACAAGATTCAATCCACGGCCGTCGATGGCGCTATGAGCTGGATCAATATCGGAGGAGCGACGGTTTCCGGACTTGAAGCGGAATTTTCATTGGCATTGCACCCTTTCGGAGAGGAGTGGAAAATTGAGCCGTATGTAAACTGTACCTGGTTGACGAAGTATCGTGATGAGGATACAGGCGAACTCCTGACCTATACGCCGGACCTGTCTGCTACAACGGGAATCAGGGTATCCGACCAGCGAGGTTTCAGCAGTGTTTTTAATCTCGCTTATACCGGAGAAACACGAGTTCAGAACTGGGAGGACTGGTCAGGTGATATTGTTGTCAAGGGGGGATATGCCGTAGCTAACATATCGGTTTCGAAAAAGTTTCTTGTTGATGAGGATAAAAAGAACGGCAGAGGGATAACCATCAAGGGCGAGATCGATAATCTCTTCGATCGCGAATTTCAGTACGTAAAAGGCTATACCATGCCTGGACGTACATTTACTATCGGCCTTGGAGCTGATATTTAG